The genome window CATCGAATCAAGAAGACGAACAAGCCGATCTACAAGGGCTTAATACAAACAAGAACCAGGATCCAATCGGAAATAATCAGCGCAATAGATCAGATGTTCTCAAAAAGTCCCTCATCTCATCAAATCAATATCaacagacaacccttatagatctaTTATTCCACTACGCAAAGATCAGCAGACGATAATCGACAtaatttcaagaagaaaacagaGAATAATCGACATCAAAAGcgcaaaagaagagaaagggtaGAAAAATTGATACCTTGCAAGGCGGCGAAAAGTAAAGCTTTCTTTTTTGGGGAGATTGGAAAAgaaggagagagggaggagacgtATTAATAGCAGGCGGAGCCGGTGACCCGACTCCCTCCCCTAAGACTTACCACTCGCCGCCCAGGGTTTCCGCGTAATTTAGACCGCACGCGTGGTGGTTACCTTATCTAACGCCGAACGGGTGACGCGGCGATAACGGTGGAAGTCTCCGCAACGGTGACGGGACACTCCGGAATCCGAGACGAGCCCGAGGTAAGTCTCCGTTTCCTGACGCCGTTAAAGATAGCGGCAACAATAAAAGAGTCCGTCTACCCACACGGTCTACCCCATAGCGTGCGCACGCCTCAAGTGGGACCGACCAGTGGGCCGAGGTTATCTCCAATGGCGACGACAAGCACCAGTGGAGGGGAAGCTGAACGTGACGGGACTAATACGCTCGCGGCGTTGCGGTAATCTGGAAGTCTTGGCTAAGGGATGATCAGGACCGTCGATTCTATCACCAGCGTCAAGATAGCCGGACACGCACTTATATATACGGATTAACCTAtatgtatattttatatatatatatatatatatatatatatatatatatatatatatatatatgtctcatGTTATTGATAGCTAAATCCAACTGATATATTCTACTCTGATTACATTCAGATGGAAGATAAGCACCTGATGCTTCCTTGCAACTATTTGCAGTGATCTTTTGGTGAAGGAATCACACTTGCTTGTATGCTGTATCGACTTTTATAGGAAAATTATTATTTCTTTGGTCCATCAAAGATCAACATGATAATGGAtattatgcatatatatgtatgtacatatatatattgcatgGCTAGCTAAACATGTCAAGATTCAATAACCCAACACGTACCAAGGAACAAGCAATGCATATTCTCAAAACATCAAAGCAAAGCAAACTCTACAGAAACTGAATGCTTTTGCACCTCCAACCCCATCACATCACATCCCATCCTTGGGCACAAGGCAACCATATGCTTTGCACCAGTAGCCAACACATCCACCACTACAAGTACTCCCGTTCACCCCCTCACTGCATGCAACACCACCGCCGTGGCCGTCATGGGGAACTCAGAGGGATTGCTGCTCATCTGCCTCGCTCTCCTCTCAGCCATGGCCGGTGCAACCCAGTTCAGAGTCGGAGGCTCCAAGGGCTGGTCTGTGCCTGACCCTGATGCGGTCTCCTACAACCAGTGGGCTGAGAAGAACAGGTTCCAAGTGGGAGACTCTCTGTGTAAGTTGGCATACGTACATAGCCTCGTGTCATCTGTGAACGACCGAGATGCATGAGCTCTTCTTACAGTCCTCGTTGGTCCATCCTTGACAGCGTTCGTCTACCCTCCCGTCGAAGACTCCGTCCTTCTCGTCGACAAGGACGCCTACGACGCCTGCAACACGAACTCGTTCATCGACAAGCGCGACGACGGCAACACCGTCTTCACCTTGAACCGGTCGGGTCCCTTCTACTTCATCAGCGGTGTGGAAGCCAACTGCATGAGGAACGAGTCGGTGGTGATCGTTGTCATGGCGGATCGGACCAATCGGAGCTCCTCCTCCTCGAGCCCGCCGCCTTCTCCTTCGACAGCCTcttcgccgccgcctcctcccgaATCAGCTGAGGCAACACCGGCACCGGCACCAGCTCCGGCCGAGGAGGAGCCCAACTCTTCTCCACCTCCACCAAACGCGGCTTCTTCGAGGGTGGTGGGCTTCATGGGCTCGGTGTGGTGCTTCATTGGATCAATCATCCTCGTTTTGTGAAGTGTGGCTTGAAGGCATCTCTTTGCTGTGCGTTTTTGGTTCTATTGCCCTGATCCGAGTGCGAATTGCTGGGAATAAGCTGTTTCAGTGCAGCAGCTATTGGATTGATACAAATtaactatataaatatatatatatgtaatctcTTTCTTATTTGTGATATGCTCACTGATGCATTGTAAATTTATATTCCATCCAAAGATTGACACAAGAAAATGGTATAAATTACGTGAATCTTTCCTTGTTTCGTATTTAGATTCATGTTTCAAGCTCATTAATCCTTCATTTATCTTACACATGATGAGATGTTCTGTTCTGATGGAATTCGGCATGATCGAGCCTACAATTGATAGTGAGTCAATTCAGAGGATGGATCAGATCATTAAGCACACCTACAGATGAGCATCACATGGAAGGTGAAACAGCTGCCTCATATGAATCTTCGAATCAAATGATGTTAagcttcttctattctttttgGTGTCATAGGCTTTTAGTCTTATCATCACACACAACTGCTGTTTATTGGCAGAACAAATAACAATTTCCTGGATTCAATAGATTATTGTGAGACGAGATTCTGATGTTTCCTTGCAATTGTGCTTCTGTTCTTTCTGCTAAGAAGGAATGGCAGTGGGACTGCGCATCGGTTTACATCCTCCGAGTCTGATGCTCTGCTAACCTGTCTTCCATGGACTCCATGGATTGTTTAAGCATCAAAGAATAGGATGCGAGGCTGTGTGTATTAATCAAGCAACGCCATTAAAGAAAAGAACGATGGATGGATGCAGAAGAAACAGACCAATATGTTGATGTTCTTGTCCAAAGCAGAGCCAACTTGTGGGTGGATTTCTTTGGAATGTCAATTACAAACAGCACAGAGTCTTCCTCCATATTGCAAGTTGCTTAAAATTAATGGTGATGACCGGTGAATTTAGCATCAACCTACCATTTTAAATAGATATGCAAGATTCATCAAAGCTGATAAACAACTTGTTTTTGGTAGGTTGGTGTTATTTTCTGCAAGTAGTAGCTTTGGTGAGCTCACCATTGTTCCTCCTCTGTGATTGGCTTTGCTCTCATATTAAACTGTGTGTATTAGCTAACCAACGATATGATCTATTACCTACCAAATAAAGACCAAATAAACATATACCAGACagacagacagagagagagagagagagagagagagagtctttcaTGCTGAAATTGGAATTTTCTTTTGGTGAGCTAACTTAATTTACAAGCTACACATCACTCACATTATGGagtctctgagagagagagagagagattaatgcTGAAATGGGATTTTCCTTTTGGTGAGCTAACTTTGTGTACAAGCTACTCGAGATAGTGCATCACCATGGACAAAGGGACCAAGCAGAGGCCCTTCTTCCTCAGATTTGTACGCCCACATGAACTCCTAGCCGAGTTCACGTCATCAGCGTCCTTGCTCAGTTCTTCAGACCTCACAAAGCCGACATCATCGACCTGCAGAACGAACAGGAAGAAGAGGGTGCCCTCATCATGCAGAACCAAACAATCTAACAGTCACAGGGAACAGAGAAGCCACCCACCTCGGTCTGCTTCCTCTTCCCTGGCTTCATGTGCGACTGGTCGGAGACACCGACCTACCAACAAGCAAACAGCTTCAGTTTCCAATTTAAGCGAAGAAGAAAGAAAGCCGCAAACATTGGTATCGTGCGTACTCTACGAGTTTTGACAGGAGACGTTGCAGTGTCCTCCAAGGGGTCGTCGTCTTCCGCGGCTGTCTTCCTCCTCTTAGTGCTAAGCTTCTTGGAAGCCCGCATGGATTCTTCCGCCTGCTGCGTTGCGACGAAGTCGGCGATGTAAGAGGCCCAACTGCTCTCTTCCGTGGTAGCCGTCGACGAGTTACTTGGCTTCTCCATCGGAGCTGGCCTTGTCCTGCGGAGAGCTCTCGTCATATCCCACAGCTATAAATACATGAATTGCATATAGAAGATTGAAAAGGTAGGAGGAGAGGGAGCAATGGGTGTGGATTAGGTGGCACTTGACATCTCAACTATTTGGAAACCTTCTATAGAGATTGATTGGTATTCACAACTCCTCCCCTccctcctttctctctctctctctctctctctctctctctctctctctctctctttctattctATTGACAACcctttattttatataattattttacaaatcataaaatataaaattattaaatataactCATTAATTATCAATCCTACCATTATTTCTCACaactttttaattattattatgagTGTTTAAAGATGGTCGAATTGAATcgaactaaatgagaaaaaaaaaaagattcgatTCATCGAGATACTCATTTATAATCTTTAAAACTAAATCAATTTAATTTGAATATTtctatcaattatcattattttatataattgatATCATCTATCGATTGATCATCATCTTTATGAATATTCGTTTTATATGATTGATGAAAATCATCGTCACGAGTATTCattttaaaagataaaaagaagaaggaggaaaagaagaacacaaattataAAAGAGACTGCGAATACAAATCTCAACTGTAGCCAAAGGAAATGTGTTGGTAGACTGTTTTAGAACAAGTAATACTTTGATCTCTTGTATGCCCATTCATATCTCTACTTGAAGAACAATGAGAGCAAAGTACACACCTCATGGGCTTAAGGAAATCTAAGCAAAGCTGATGAAGGCGAGAGTTGGATGACAACGACAGATGACTGAACACCTCCACCAAACTTGGATTCGTCAAGACATAAATTAAGCAGTGTAATAGAAGCAACAACGAGAGGTTGACGCAGCCACAGCACAAACAGCAGCGGATAATTTTTAGGGGTTCTGCACAAAGCTTACATCATTGATCTCAGGTATGGAGTCATCCGCATGACGTAGACGCAGTCTGATGGCTTTGGTGCTGTCAGATATAATTGGATCTGCAGCAAGAACATGAAAAGCCAGAATTATTAACCCAAAAAAGACAGCAaggcagaaagagagagagagagagagagagagagagagagaaattccAACCATATGATGGTTCAGAAGAGACAACGTTGCTATTATCTCCACAACACTATGTAATGAACCAAACAAAATTTTGattgagaaggaaaagaaaagaaaaggtattGCATAAGGGGCCATCTTGCTCTTTGTGGCCTCTCAATTCCAATATCAGAGGAGCTTGCCAAACTTTCATGCACCGTATGATGGCAAATAATTGTTCGTTGAGCAAATAACAAGATTATTGATATTGGAAATATGTGATAGATACAGATGGATTTTTCATACCAAAAACCAAAATCGAACTGGATTAATAGTTCGGTGGTTTCGAATTTGATAAGAGACCATTTGATGAGGAAGCCAAAGACTCGTAACGGCTCGAGAGCGAGTTTGCTCGGTTGAAGTGCAGGCCTCGAGTCCGACTTCTAACGTTAATTTTTTAGAGTACGTgagctcaaaaaaaaaaaatttaaatataagaaAGACATGACAGACTTATGAATccttggttcccatactcctTAATCAAAATATAGGACTAAATGACTCTATCAAAATCAAATCGGAGTCGAAGGCCATATGATTcgattttatttcttagaaattAAAATGGAAATCGgttaataaaaaaaacataaataagtCTGCTAAATTCTTTAAGTTTTGGATCAGATGCCATTCATTACAGAAAATTGGTTAACCAAAGATTTGATATTAAAGAATTACTAAAAGATGCCTCTCCTTTTCCAACAAGCAGAGGAATCACTAACTATTAAGCAATGGTCATTCCTTGTTGGAAAGGCCAAGAAAATTCTctatcattcaaaaaaaaaaaaaaaaaaattttgattctcCTGAAGCCATGATATATCCTTTTGCCTTTATTTGAGAAAGAGGTATGATGGCATCACAAGAGATTTCACCAAACCAGATTAGCATAAGATGTACATTTAGTCGACAAAAGTGAAGTTCCTATCTATTAGCATAAGATTTCCATACTCTAATTGCTGCCCAAATCTACAGTGGGTTCCATCAAATGAATGTGCAGGACATAGGAACATGTTATAGTCAATTTATGTCCTATAATGAATTGAAGATTTGAAGCAAGATTGAACATATaaaacaatgttccataaatcacTTAATGTACTTTAGATCAAAGACATACTACATTACAAAGAACATCCACCTAAACAATTCAGGATTTTGATATCAACAACAGAGTGAACAAGAAAGTTGTTCcttaataaaagataaaatacttttgatttttttttttaaagtagaTAGATAATTAGCTTCGTAGCGAAATTTAGACTTAAAATCACTTCTAGGAACTCTTTTTTCTTTAATGATTATTGGTATGACCTCTTTGAGTCATAAAAATAAATGGTGGGCACTTTGCAGATAATTCCACAATGGCATTTGTGAGGACTACAGCCTGTGTTCTAGTCTTATATTTAGGCATCAAGTTAACCTTTTCATTGATTCCTTGTGTAGCACATTCTCCAAACACTGCTATGTTAGCCTAACATACCATCAAGAATCCAAGGAAGGATGTTGAGAGACATGATTGCACAGCTTAGTACTGAAACTTAAAGCTTGTCTTTGATCCATGGAAACCCTGCTGCTTTGCATGTGGCAGTCCAACTGCTTCAGAGCTGCAGTGGCCCAATGTGAGAGACGCTGATCACACTAGTACTGCAACTCTCTTCAGCAGGTGGTGATGCTGCTTGAGCTGTTACCTGCTTGATTCATGAGTGTTGCATGGACCTACACAGATTGAATCAACAGTGGTAGGTCTGAGTGGGGCAGCAACTCAATCAATACAGCCGGCCACAGGAGAAGTTATTGGCAGTCTCAGGCTTGATGTGCCCACAGAATCTGCACTGTGTTGTGATTAGCTAATCACCAGAACCTTCACTAAATGTAGAATACATGTATTCCAATCATCTGCAGATTGTATGGAATCCTGGAACGTGTTGCTTCCTGTGGTGGTGGAGTCTTCTTGTTCATGTCTTTCCTCAACTCAATTTGCATCTGCTGCATTGCTTATTTTGTCTGCCCAAAGAGAGAGGCTATTGAATTTGATTAAGTTCATTATTTTGGATCATCGAGACTCAGTCCAATCAATCTTCATAGGACATATCATATTAGCTTCGAGGTTGTATCGGTACGGCACCACCGAAAAGAAATATTCCCTCATTAAATCGATGATCACAAAAACTAGTATTATATAAAGTAAGTTTTTCGGATATATTTTTAACCTATAATCAGAAAACCAAAACTGATTTTATTGTCTGAATAGATCATGTCGAACATATCTTCGGCATAgtctttcataaaaaaaaattgaagaaaatcGAGTGATGAGATTTTCGATCCACGAACACAATATATATCAATACCGAGTGTTTTTCGTTAAAGTAGAATGAATATAGGATATATgatatcaatattttttattattaaataaaattctcTCTCAATCGgacttctttcttttatttcaaaTATGATAATATTCGAAAAACACATCATATCTAATCAATTTTATCATGTTAgattaatgataaaaaatgactagatcataaatgtatatatagtcTTACAAACACCACATAATATTTAGGTCCCAAAAGAACAATTATACCATGACACAAAAACTTGGACCCTCAAGTAGTTTCTTCTCGGACGACTCGGATCCATTGGATTCTGATCGAGTGTCTTCCTCGGAAGGGGAAACTGTCCTGATCAACCACTGTAACATGAGGGTGTTGGCCTGAGTACTGGCTGTAGGTGGAGGTACTCAGAAAACCTTTAAATGCTGCTGTTTTGCAACAGCTGGAAGCTAGCAGCAGCTGCTGGCCCAATTCATTTGCCTACCTACTTCACTACCAGCTGGAACTCGTCTTACAGAAGTCCTGATACTGAGAACAATTTGGAGTCTGGCTTTTGCTGGCCTGCAGCTAGCAATGGTGTGAGTGGGTCAGGTGTGAATGGCAATAGCTTCTGATGTAACACAGTATCATCCATTGAAGCAGAACATCCACTGACTAATTCTCTATCGACTCATCATTGTCCTAAGAAGGCAACAGCAGCTTTGATCCATCAAACAACATAGATTTAACagaactataatatatatatatatatataatcaagttatttgtttctcttttttgATACTTCATTGTAGTTCTTTCAACATGTCGAGGTGCTAAATCATGCTTCTTATTTCATAAATGGATTTGCCAGAGATCAAAGAAGTATAATTGCTAGGAACACTGGAAAAAGGTAGCCTCTCATACTCATATCTGATGCCAAAAGCTGTTTGTTGTCATTTAAActttcctcttctctttcagAGACAAGAAATAGAGATCCAACTCTTAATAAATGCTTGCTAAAACAATTTGCAAGTGTAGCAAGAAGACCATCTATTTACTTATCACTGTCTTATATGTTGCATAGAAGATCTGATCTCTCTAATATCAAGTTATTTCCTGATCCTTTTGAGGataatttgatttttcttttgatagtTGCTTGTGATTGTTGCCTGGAATACTGGAAATAATGGTCTCACATACTCACATctgatatcaaaagctgtttgttGGCATTTAAATTATCCTGTCCTGTTTGAAAGACAATAAAAAACAAGGATCTATGTTCGATCCTAAGGAATAGAGATCCAAGCTTTAATAAATGGCATCTAATGCATCTAATCAAACCATAGGAGGCTGATGCCTACATCATATATAGAAGATCCTCCATTACTCCGGCAGCAAAAGGAGAAACTATAAAAGGCCCTGtcatcaattaaattcatttcaaAGCGGATGAGGTGAAGCACAAGTTTAATTTAGTGAAGCATGAGTCATGGAGAAAGGGGTTTGGTGTGAGAGGCAAAATAAGGAGGAGCAAGGCATGGGCAGCTTCCTGTTACTCAACCTCTTATTTCTCTAGGTAATAATTGCAGGTGGCATTAACGTTCAGATCCAAGCTTTCCTCAAGGAGAGGATGTGTTGCAGAAATGGAGGGAGGGTTTCCCCATCAGTGAGTATAATGATGCAAAACATGTAGCTCTTCAATTTTCAGCTTCCATGTCAGTATCAAACTGCCATTGTTGATACCCCctaatgcttttttttttgtttttttattatggATCACTTTGTGCATCTTCTGCAATCAAGTAGCTTATTTGAGATGAACAGTAGATATTTGATTATCATGTATGTACGATAATATTTGATGGTTGACACTATCCATTGCATACATTCGAATAACGCCTAATGTTTCGATAAAACTATTTACAATAAGATAACTATCTACTAAACGTAAATGATTATATACTCtgaatataatatatctttaagATACGTCTAACTTAGTCTCTCGAGTGAAATACTCAATATACTTTTTAATTGAGACGATCCATTGCATACATTCGAATAACACCTAATGTTTCGATAAAACTATTCACAATAAGATAACTATCGACTAAATGCAAATGATTATATACTTTGAATATAATGTTTTTAAGATACGTCTAACTTAGTCTCTCGAGTGAAATACTCAATATACTTTTTAATTTACCTAAGCATAGTATATCTTTAAGATACGTTGATTTAATCTCTCGAGTAAAGTACTTAATatactttttaatttatatacgTATAGCATATCTTTAAGATACGTCAAATATAAGTAATTATCATAATATGTCTTTGATCTAAGTTTTATAGATCAACAAGTGACCGCTCACTCATTCTCGATGCCTCTCTTAGTTAGGAAGATTGGCTCTATCCACATCAGCCAAAGTGGCAGACGACCAAATCACACGTTAACAATGCTAAcgaatcatcatcatcttcttccattCTTGATGGGTTAGGTTTGGGTCGTGCTTTGGTCCTTAAATGTTTAGTGCAGGCCAATGAAGAAGACAAGAACActcacatctgatgcagcaatagaaTCTGCACTCGGAAAGCTCCATCAATCTCAAAGCTGGCTCATGCAAGGTTAGATGGCTTGCGGAAGGGTTGCACTGCGACGTGTAGAGGCTGAAAGAGGCAGCATTTGGGTGATCCATATTTCACAGGAAGCACATGGCGAAAGCACTGCCAACCCAACATGCTATTTCTTAATGAGTGCATTGATTGTCCTTTTATCAAAGGAAAGAGATGTgtgtgttagagctagccccagaaaaTTTATCACAAGGTAATTTTAGTAACACaataaaaacaataaagtgaaaagataaaagtgacaagaacaccagatttatgtgattcggtcaattaactttgacctacattcacgaacgaaagatgagcaaatcactactatgaaaagggacaattacaaatgccttaggaagatgttcctaggtcataaaacacccgaaaatactaaacaagaaaaatccaaagtataagtccaaatcatgtcttttggtattttgctaaatgGTCAACAGAATGTTAGACAAAATTATATGAACaagtcaagtgttttttttttttttttggtgtttttcacaaaaaaaacacCAAAAACTAAGCTTTATTTAGAATATATAATTGTTTGGTTTAATACTTATTAATGTGAAATTATTCTAAGTCTATCTCTATAGTCTTCACCTCACACATATGTGATCTTAATGTAAGAGTCAATTAGGATTAATATGCATCATACCAATTCAATTGTGAAGTTATGTCATCTGattctttcaataattttttatgatcGTTTCTTTTTCGGTCTTTACTTGGCACATGAATATTCTATCTCGATACGACGAAGTCAATTTGTGGAGAAAATTTTAAGTTTAGAAACATGTTTAGGAGATGAAATTTATTTCAAATAACATTTGTATTTGGCAACAATAGAATCAAAAAGGGCCATTCTTTACatcgaaatatatatatttatatatctaagCACATCAGCATCATATGGTTGAAAGTTGAAGGGTGCTTTGCACCTTCTCTTTAATGAGAATTGGCATGTGTGGCCTACTTGTGATGTAGCCACAGATTCATGATGGCTTGGCACTAATTGTCTTAGGTATAGCTGATGAGCATTAACTATACCTTACTTGTGGATTGAGTGGGAAAGAGGTCTACTGTGGAGACCAAGAATCAAAGATGAAATCAGCTTAAACTAAGTTTGTCCCAGCTTTTAATTTCCATCAGACACAGTTGACCAagtaaataaataagaaaaatcatgttctAGATTTTGTGGATCTTgtccatgcagtcttaaatggatcATATTGTCACAGTGGTTGACAAAATCAATCAGCCTCAAACCAAAAGAAATGAATTTGTTATCAACCTAAATAAGTTAGGAACTTTAGATCAGATGGAGG of Musa acuminata AAA Group cultivar baxijiao chromosome BXJ2-3, Cavendish_Baxijiao_AAA, whole genome shotgun sequence contains these proteins:
- the LOC135606570 gene encoding early nodulin-like protein 18 — protein: MGNSEGLLLICLALLSAMAGATQFRVGGSKGWSVPDPDAVSYNQWAEKNRFQVGDSLSFVYPPVEDSVLLVDKDAYDACNTNSFIDKRDDGNTVFTLNRSGPFYFISGVEANCMRNESVVIVVMADRTNRSSSSSSPPPSPSTASSPPPPPESAEATPAPAPAPAEEEPNSSPPPPNAASSRVVGFMGSVWCFIGSIILVL
- the LOC135606571 gene encoding uncharacterized protein LOC135606571 yields the protein MTRALRRTRPAPMEKPSNSSTATTEESSWASYIADFVATQQAEESMRASKKLSTKRRKTAAEDDDPLEDTATSPVKTRRVGVSDQSHMKPGKRKQTEVDDVGFVRSEELSKDADDVNSARSSCGRTNLRKKGLCLVPLSMVMHYLE